A portion of the Oncorhynchus nerka isolate Pitt River linkage group LG27, Oner_Uvic_2.0, whole genome shotgun sequence genome contains these proteins:
- the LOC115111458 gene encoding large ribosomal subunit protein uL29, with protein sequence MGKIKARDLRGKKKEELLKQLDDLKVELSQLRVAKVTGGAASKLSKICVVRKSIARVLTVINQTQKENLRKFYKGKKYKPLDLRPRKTRAIRRRLNKHEESLRTKKMQRKDRLYSIRKFAVKA encoded by the exons ATG GGCAAGATCAAGGCTAGAGATCTGCGGGGCAAGAAGAAGGAGGAGCTGCTCAAGCAGCTAGATGACCTGAAGGTAGAGCTGTCCCAGCTCCGCGTAGCCAAGGTTACTGGTGGAGCTGCCTCCAAGCTCTCCAAGAT CTGTGTCGTCCGCAAGTCCATCGCCCGCGTTCTGACTGTCATCAACCAGACGCAGAAGGAGAACCTGAGGAAATTCTACAAG GGTAAAAAGTACAAGCCCCTGGATCTGAGACCCAGGAAGACCCGTGCCATCCGCAGGAGACTTAACAAGCATGAGGAGTCTCTCAGAACCAAGAAGATGCAGAGGAAGGACCGCCTGTATTCCATTCGCAAATTTGCTGTCAAGGCTTAA
- the LOC115111460 gene encoding golgin subfamily A member 1-like isoform X4 → MFAKLKKKIAEEAATAPRTGVRMPRSYSKESITSVGADSGDDFASDGSSSRDDLSSQILRRNDQIRKLEAKLSASMRKLQDQNETHQANRAKMAEGMALALDKKDQEWMERISTLEQEKASLSVRLDEMMEQSLTLFQKRDDLDELEGFQQQELAKVKHMLLSKEEQLVQQERVLQQKGAELQMAKKGLAEAQEQLRVLGEEHQESCRLNTEQEMEREELLEVREEAEKKITELEGRGQNLQKVIQQVSEDFQKSRSAAAAVEKSLRTLQMENNALKLQQHKAAVTDEDKERVLLDLQEKISSLERRLYGNLSEDELLQELLKEKSTLEQRLEDTRVELLEARTNHADTVSSLETQISRLNNNVTELQTLLRHKDDSSKNYRERTDAQVREQIAGLEQQVQESNERLKNTEQQISDKQAHLDKLQAEWSVERDSLQQQVSAEQQRGQERAGRLEEQLTALQTERDTEHTSAQATISELEQERASLLRGRDKADVALRRQAEGLEQARSELSSRQTVSVEIAMALEDTRRQKEVLQLQVGEMMASLQTTSQELAHVTEQLKQKEEELQTLRDELQSAQSSLSQLQEETEGLQAAAQERQEEKDSQLVSLRQELLTQNEQLDSCQLRVSELEIETLTLQQTPELCELDQNGTVTVDDLDHMQKANRDLEQQLSEKNKTIKQLQQRLAELKRTLQKELKLKPETESDGKERAQEGRGERQERPDRIFTELTLGPAPGPNTTVTNTSDLNDSREINFEYLKHVVLKFMSSREAEAYQLIRAVSVLLNFTGEEEDMLKQTLEYKMSWFGSKPSLKGIVRPSVSGAPAHWS, encoded by the exons CCTCCATGAGGAAACTGCAGGACCAGAATGAGACTCACCAGGCCAATAGAGCCAAAATGGCCGAAGGCATGGCTTTGGCACTGGACAAGAAGGATCAG GAATGGATGGAAAGGATATCTACGCTGGAGCAG GAGAAAGCGTCTCTGTCTGTGAGGCTAGATGAGATGATGGAGCAGAGCCTTACTCTGTTCCAGAAGAGGGATGACCTGGACGAGCTGGAGGGCTTCCAGCAGCAGGAGCTCGCCAAAGTCAAACACATG TTACTGAGTAAGGAGGAGCAGCTGGTCCAGCAGGAGCGAGTGCTCCAGCAGAAGGGTGCCGAGCTGCAGATGGCCAAAAAGGGTCTGGCCGAAGCCCAGGAGCAGCTGCGGGTTCTGGGAGAGGAGCATCAGGAAAGTTGCAGGCTCAACACGGAGCAGGAGATGGAGAG AGAGGAGTTGCTGGAGGTCAGGGAGGAGGCTGAGAAGAAGATTACTGAGCTGGAGGGCAGAGGCCAGAACCTGCAGAAGGTCATCCAACAGGTGTCTGAAGACTTCCAGAAG TCACGGAGCGCGGCAGCAGCTGTAGAGAAGTCTCTCCGTACGTTACAAATGGAGAACAATGCCCTGAAGCTGCAGCAACACAAA GCTGCAGTGACTGATGAGGACAAGGAGCGTGTGCTGCTGGACCTGCAGGAGAAGATCTCCTCTCTGGAGAGACGTCTGTATGGTAACCTGAGTGAAGACGAGCTCCTCCAGGAGCTTCTCAAAGAG AAGTCCACTCTGGAGCAGAGGCTGGAGGACACGAGAGTTGAGCTGCTGGAGGCACGCACCAACCATGCAGACACGGTTAGCTCTTTGGAGACTCAG ATATCCAGACTCAACAACAATGTGACTGAACTACAGACCCTGCTACGACACAAGGACGACTCTTCcaagaactacagagagagaacgGACGCACAGGTAAGAGAACAG atAGCAGGTCTGGAAcagcaggtgcaggagagcaatGAGAGGCTCAAGAACACTGAGCAGCAGATCTCTGACAAACAAGCACATCTAGACAAACTG CAGGCAGAGTGgagtgtggagagggacagtcTGCAGCAGCAGGTGTCTGCAGAGCAGCAACGGGGCCAGGAGAGGGCAGGCCGGCTGGAGGAGCAGCTCACTgcactgcagacagagagagacaccgaaCACACCTCTGCCCAAGCCACGATT AGTGAGTTGGAGCAAGAGAGAGCGTCTCTGCTGAGGGGGAGGGATAAAGCTGACGTTGCTCTGAGGAGGCAGGCAGAGGGGCTGGAGCAGGCCAGG TCAGAGCTGAGCAGCAGGCAGACAGTGAGTGTGGAGATAGCCATGGCTCTGGAGGACACCAGGAGACAGAAGGAGGTGCTCCAACTACAG GTAGGAGAGATGATGGCGTCACTTCAAACAACATCGCAGGAACTGGCCCACGTCACTGAGCAGCTGAAGCAGAAAGAAGAGGAACTCCAAACACTTCGCGATG AGCTGCAGAGTGCCCAGAGCTCCCTGTCCCAGCTgcaagaggagacagaggggctgCAGGCAGCAGcccaggagaggcaggaggagaaggaCAGCCAGCTGGTCAGCTTGAGGCAGGAGCTCCTAACCCAGAATGAGCAGTTGGACTCCTGCCAGTTACgg GTATCGGAGCTAGAGATAGAGACTCTGACGTTGCAGCAGACTCCAGAGCTGTGTGAACTGGACCAAAATGGGACTGTGACGGTGGATGACCTGGACCACATGCAGAAGGCCAACCGAGACCTGGAGCAGCAGCTCAGTGAAAAGAACAAG ACCATTAAGCAGCTGCAGCAGAGACTAGCAGAGCTAAAGAGGACCTTGCAGAAGGAGCTG AAGCTGAAACCTGAAACAGAGTCCGATGGGAAAGAGAGGGCccaagaagggagaggagagaggcaagagaggCCAGACAGAATCTTTACAGAGCTCACTCTAGGCCCGGCCCCGGGCCCAAACACCACTGTCACCAACACATCTGATCTCAATGACTCACGAGAGATCAACTTTGAGTACCTCAAACACGTGGTGCTAAAATTCATGTCATCCAGAGAGGCTGAG GCCTATCAGCTGATCAGAGCAGTGTCTGTGTTGCTGAACTTCACTGGTGAGGAAGAAGACATGTTGAAGCAGACTCTGGAGTACAAG ATGTCCTGGTTTGGATCCAAGCCTTCTCTGAAAGGTATTGTCCGGCCATCAGTTTCAGGGGCACCTGCTCACTGGAGCTGA